GGATCTGAGGGCGGCGCCTGATCTGTGTCGAACAGTTTTTGAGCAACCGTATATGAGGAATCCGCAGCCCCGATCAGGCGATTCACCACCCCGTCACGGGTGACGATGAACAGCAGCAGCGCCACGATCAGCAGGCCGGAAATATTGGCCGTACGCTCGGGCATGAAGCGATACAGCCAGAGACGAACGCGGTTAAAGATGACCCGCACAAGACCGCCAAGCATCATCAGAAGCGTGAAAACCAGAAATGCCACGATGATCATCTGGACGATCCGCGCAGAGCTTACGAGCTCCATCCCCATCCGGTCGCGAATCGCGTTCTGCCATTCTCCGACCTTGGCAAGCGACAGGATCAGCGCGACCAGAACCGGAGCGCCGACCAGAAGATGACCGACGATAAAGGCCGGCCCCCTCAGCACCGGCAGATACATTTGCAGCCACAGCGTCAGCAGCAGGCGTCCCGCCATATAACCAAGAGCTGCGACAATTCCGCCCAGCAATCCCTGCATGAACCAGTCACGCGGAATCAGAGACGGCGTCAGGGAAGCGGAAAAGAACAGCAATCCCAGAAAAAGCGGCACAAGCGAAACGCCGAACGGTTTTTTCCAGTTCATCGCACCCTCTCAAACAGTGACATCCAGTCTCGGGCGGCACAGTATCCCCTGAACCGCCATCCGGCCAGAGCAGCGCGGCAAACAATCTGCCGCAACGCGGCGCTCTGGACCTGAGCGGGCGGCAATGCCATCCTGACATTAATTTTTATGATGTCCTCTCACACGCCGGAGATCCGGCCCGTATCAGACAAGAAGTCATATGCTGGATAAATCCGACCCCGTCAGAGGCCTGTTCGCCGTCGTATTGTCCCTGCTTCTTGTGACTCTGGCCGGGCGGCTGATGATCGTCGGCAAGTCCTTCCTGCTGCCCATCGTGATCGCACTGATATCGGTCTATGTGCTGACGGCAGCCAGCGATGCTTTGCGGCGATTGCCGGTGACGAGGCGATTACCGAACTGGGCGCTGCGCATTTTCGTGCTGGCGGGATTTCTGATCGTCACGATCTGGTTCGGCAGCGTGATGGTTTCAACCGCCGGTGAGGTCAGCGTGCGCCTGCCCGGATATCAGGAGAATATCGAGCGCCTTTATGCCGAGCTGACCGCGCTGATCGGGATCGAGGCGGGACCGGATCTGCGGCAGTTCTTCGAGGGTCTGCGCGAGGCCATCCCCATAAGACAGATCGCGGGCACCTTGCTGGGGTCGATCAGTTCGGCGGCGGGGCTTCTGTTCATGATCGTGGTCTACGCCACCTTTCTGATGTCCGAGCGTAACGGCTTCGCCCACAAGATCACCGTCGCCCTGCCCGGACGCCGTGCAGAACGGGCGGGCCGCATCATTGCCAATATCAATAATGCCATCAGCGAATATATCGCGGTGAAAACGCTGGTGAATGTCATTCTCGGCGCGTTGTCCTTCGTGGCGATGTGGGCCATCGGCATTGATTTCGCGCTGTTCTGGGCGATCCTGATCGCATTGCTGAACTATATCCCCTATGTCGGCTCGATGCTGGGCGTGTTCTTTCCGGTCGTGCTGTCGATGGCCCAGTTCGGCTCGGTCGAGAAAACGCTTGTGATCCTGGCACTTCTGGCCTTCGCCCAGATGTGGGTCGGTAATGTGCTGGAACCACGCATGGTCGGACGAAGGGTCAACATGTCGCCCTTTGTCGTATTGGTGGCGCTGGCATTATGGTCGTCGGTCTGGGGTCTTGCGGGCGCGGTGCTTGCGATTCCTCTGACCTCGATCATCGCCATCATCATGGCAAGCTTCGAATCGACGCGCCCCTTCGCAGTCCTGATTGCCGAGGATGTCACACCTTTCGAACCCCAGGATCAGCCCAATATATACGGCTCTGGAAAGCCTGAAACCGTAATTCTGCAAAAGGAAAACCAATGACTTCATGGCTCCCGATGATGGCCGCCGGACTTGCCGCGCTGATTGGCGGCGTTCTGGCGCTGATCAACCCCGTCGCTGCCGCCGTTACCACGGTCAGGCTTGTCTCCTGGGTGATGCTGATCGTAGCGCTTCTGCAAGGCTGGGCGGCCTACAGATCGGATGGCAAAGGGGCGCAGATCCGCGCCGCCGCCATCGCCGCTGCCGCGTTTTTCCTGTCGATGGTCATCATGTTCGGAAACCCCGCCGAAAGCGGGATCATCCGCATTCTCGTCGGTCTGTGTCTGGTCGGCTCGGGCGCGGCGAAGCTTTATGCGGCACGGGTGATGAAGGGGACGGACAAATTTCCGCTGATGGCGGGAACGGGCGTGGTTTCGCTGATCCTCGGTCTGGTCGTCTGGTTCGGGCTGAGCCTGAATTTCGGCAGCCTGCTGGGACTTGAGCTGCTCGCCAGCGGCCTTGGACTGGTCTTGCTGGCGATGTACCGCCGGAAAACTGCCGGACATACCCAGCCATGACCCCGATGCGCGATCTCACAGCGGGCATCAGTGCCGCCTTTGCCTCTCGGCGTGTCCAGAGGCTGCTGGCCCTGACAGCATTGCTGATCACGATCGCCTCGGTGTTTTATGCTCTGGTCGAGGGGTGGCGCTGGATCGACGCGGTGTATTTTTCGGTCATCGCAATTTCCACGGTCGGTTTCGGCGATTTCGCGCCGCAAACCGACCTCGGCAAGATCTTCACAATTATTTACGTACTGCTTGGCTTGGGAATGTTCGTGGCTACCGCCACGGCAATCGGCGACAGCATCATGTCGCGGGCAGAGAATGCGGATGGGCGCTCTGAGGAAGAAAGCTGAGTGGTTGGACGATGATACGCTCTTCACTTGAGGGCTTGTCGGTACGTCTTCACCCTACTCTGGCTGAGGCGGAACTGCCGACCCCCGCGACGACGCCATCGACCCAGCTGCGCAATATCACCCGCGCCACCGCTCCGGGTCTGGCCAGAGTAATATCCGGATGGTCATTTGACAGCGCCCGCTCAACCTCGGACCTGCTGACCCATATCGCATCTTCAAGCTCTGCCGGATCGCGTTCGATCCGTGTCGTAACAGCCCGACCCGTACATCCGATCATAAGAGACGCAGGAAACGGCCAGGGTTGAGAGGTGACATACCGAACCTCATCGACCTCAATTCCCGCTTCCTCCATGACCTCACGCCGAACCGCCTCTTCAACCGTTTCGCCCGGTTCGATGAATCCCGCCAGAAGTGAGTACATCCTTTCGGGCCAAAGCGGCGAACGTCCCAATAGCACCCTGTCGTGATCGAGTACCAGCATGATGACAACGGGATCGGTACGCGGGAAATGCTGACGCCCGCAGCCGGGACACTCCATCCGCCAGCCCGAATGCACGAGCCGGTTGCGATGACCGCAATTGGCGCAGAACCCATGCGTCCGCCGCCATTCGAAAACACCTTTTGCAGCAGCGGCAATCCCGGCATCGCGATGATCGATCTCTCCCATGATACTGCGCAGATCAATGAATTTGCGCGTTTCCGAGAGGGCCAGAGTACGCCTGTCAACGAACTCTGCCGGCTGCTGATCAGGCGGCGCGATATGCGATACGTCTGTTGCGAAATGCGCACGACCCGCATCGTCCAACCCCATGAATACGGAGTCCCCACAGGAATCCGCCACCAGCGGATCATCGGTCGAAAGCCAGACCAGTCTCGGCCCTTCCTGTGTCAGTTCAAAGAGTGGCTTGCCCCACCAGAACGGCAGAGCGAGGCTGCCCTTGTGAAACCGGATGTGCATCGCCTCATCATCCGCGCGAAGCCTGTCAGCGCGATCAAGAAAGCTGCCTGCAAATGACACTTCGGATTCAGGTATCATCGGCGAAACCTGCAACGAGCAGACAGCGCGGACAAGTGAGAACTCTGCCGGAAGCTTCCTGATTTTCGCTTGCCAAGGATATTTGCTTTCATATGGCAGATTATGAATTCTGATCTATAGCTAGGGTCAGGACTCGTTCTCGATCATAACCAGAAGATGACGGTCGCGGCGAGCAGGATTGCAGAGAAGAAGGTCTCGGGGCAACGGTCGTATCGGGTGGCGACGCGCCTCCAATCCTTGAGTCGGCCGAACATGATTTCGATGCGGTTGCGGCGTTTGTAGCGCCGCTTGTCGTATTTGACGGGTTTCTTGCGCGACTTCCGACCCGGGATGCAAACCTTTATCCCCTTGTTTTTCAAGGCATCTCTGAACCAGTCGGCATCATAGCCCCGATCGGCCAGCAGCCAATCCGCCTCCGGCAGGCTGTTCAGAAGTGCCGCTGCCCCGGTGTAATCACTGACTTGTCCGGCGGACATGAAGAACCCTATCGGGCGGCCCTTCGCGTCGGTGACGGCGTGCAGTTTCGTGTTCATGCCGCCTTTCGTTCGCCCGATCTGGCGCCCGCGCCCCCTTTTTTGATCCGCAGGCTCGAGGCCGTGCGGTGCGCTTTCAGATAGGCCGCGTCGATCATGATCGTATTGTGTTCGGCGCTCTCGGCGGCGAGGCCCACCATGATCCGGGCGAAGGTCCCGTTCTCGCTCCAGCGCTTCCAGCGGTTGTAGAGCGTCTTGGCGGGGCCGTAGTCCGTCGGCGCGTCGCACCATCGCAAGCCATTACGATTGATGAATATTATGCCGCTCAGCACACGCCGGTCGTCAACGCGTGGCTTGCCGTGAGATTTCGGGAAATAGGGTTTCAGACGCTCCATCTGCGCGTCAGTCAGCCAGAAAAGGTTGCTCATAAATCAGGTCTCCTTGCAGAGCCTGAATCACGCAAACAGCCCGAAATCAATGGGTCTGGAGCCTAGTTCACGCTCACCGGAATGCAAATTCGACTGATAAGCTTGCAAAGATCAAAACTCTGCGCCTCACATCAACATTTTTCTGCCGCTGGAGATTGTGCCGTTGATTTTACTTTTAATTCAGGATTCTCCCACACCATCCTTGTTCCTGGATTCCATAATCCTCGTTCTGCCCAAAGTGTCTGACGTCATCCACCGTCGCGGCCCGTGGCGCAGTTTCGAAGCGGTCAAATATTCCACTCCGGAATGGGTTGGCTGGTTCAACAACCGCCGTCTGTTGGAGCCCATCGGAAGCATCCCGCCCGCCGAAGCCGAGACAAACTTCTACGCCGCTCTGGAACTTGAAGCCATGGCCGCATAACTAAAACAAACAAGCCTCCGGCAAACCCGGCGTGGTTCAATGTGGCTGACACAAAATTAAAAATGGTCGGAGTGGAGGGATTCGAACCCCCGACATCCTGGTCCCAAACCAGGCGCGCTACCAGACTGCGCTACACTCCGACCGGGTGCTTCTAGCGCGGCTTTTGCCGCAGGGAAAGCCCTATTGGCACGGTTGCGCCGCCTGAGACTGGTCCAGCCTTGGGTGAGCCATCGCGATGCCCGGTTTCAGACCCATGCGCTGCGCTTCGCCGCCCGCCACCTCAAGGACCATCAGCCGTTCGGGATCGGGGTCGCCGGGCGCGGCACCGGGTATGGGCGTCAAGTCCATCGGGATTGCGTTGGGATGGACATGCCGAATCGTGCCGGTTTCATCCATGAAAACAATATCCAGCGGGATCAGTGTGTTCTTCATCCAGAACGAGGTTTCCCGCGGCTGCTCGAAAATGAACAACATCCCGGAATCCTCGGCGAGAGATTCGCGATTCATCAATCCCTGCGCCCGCTCAGCATTGTTATCGGCAATCTCGACATTCACGGAAAGGTCGATTTCAGGAAAAACAGCAAGATCGGGACTGCACACGGGCTGCGCAACCGCCGGCATAACGCTCAGCAGGGTTGTCACGCACGCAAATGTTGTCAGTAGTTTTGCCCTCAGAACCATCACTATCACCCGCTCGCTGCGTTTACTCGTCCTGATTATTGCCTTTTTCCCACGGCGCAATCTGAGCCGCCATCAGCCCGCGACGCCCATCGACAACGCGCAGGGCAATCGCCTCACCCACAGCCAGATCCGACAGGCCCGAGTGACGTAAAACCTCACAATGCAGAAAGACATCGCCGGGCTCGCCGAACAGGTTGGCAAAGCCGAAGCCCTTGGTTTTATCGAACCATTTCACCCTTGCGGCAAGGAATGGCAGCGAGGCCAGTACTTCCGGCGGCGTGTCGGCCAGATCGCTGATCGGCGGTGCTCCGTCGCTTTCGGGAGGCTCGATATCCAGGATTTTGACCGCCTGCAGCCCGCGATCTGTCGGCTGAACGAGAACACGCACACGCGACCGGTCGGCAACCGAACCCTGGCCAAAATTCCTCAGGACATTTGCGTGCAACAAGATATCAGGCCCGTCTTCGTCACTGAGAATGAACCCGAATCCGCGAGCGGGATCGAACCATTTGATCGAACCGCTTATCTCAGTAACTGTACTATGTTCCGTAATCGTCATCTTACCGCTTCATTAACGTCACCCGTCTGGTGACCCCGATACTGACAACTAGCACCTTCACATATGATTACCACTACGTCCTGATGAAAACACATCACTTGACGTAACGTAAATTTATCGCAAGCCCATACATTTCAAGCATATAGGAATAGTAAACTCCTATGGTGCCAATCTTTGTACCTGCCAAAGCTGTTGTAAACCCTGTCGGGGCATTTCGCCACCCGCCGCTTTTGTCCAGCGAAAACGGTCATGCAAGCGAAACGCGCCATCTGCCCAGAATTCGATCTGCTGTGGGTTGATTCTGAAACCGCCCCAGAACGCGGGACGCGGCGGGTCCGCCCCCAGCCGGGCACCTTCTCGCGCGACGGCCATCATCAGCGCACGGCGCGAGGAAAGCGGCCTGCTTTGCTGTGACGCCCATGCTCCGATCCGGCTTTGCAGGGCGCGGCTTCGATAATATTCGTCCGCCTGCGCCCCATCTTCACGCGTGACCGTCCCGCGCACGCGGATCTGCCGACGCAGCGATTTCCAGTGCATGACAAAAGCGGCATTCCCCGTCTCGGCGATCTGCACGCCCTTGGCGCTTTCGTAGTTCGTATAAAAGACGAAGGCGCCCTGCCCGTCTCCGTAGGATTCGATGTCCTTAAGCAGCACCATGCGGACATCCGGCATGCCGTCCCGGTCAACTGTCGCAAGGGCGATTGCGTTCGGATCATTCGGCTCTGACTGTTCGGCTTCGGCCAGCCAGGACCTTGCAATGACGAAAGGATCCTCTCCCGCGAACAGGCCGTCTCGTGCGCTCATGCTTGATGCCCCCCGGGGTTTCGCCTAATCCTTCCCAAAAGGTAAGATGGAGAGGGGCATGTCAAGCAGCGAACGCGACGGGCTCATGGCAGGGCGGCGCGGTCTCATCATGGGACTGGCCAATGATAAATCCATAGCCTGGGGGATTGCGAAGGCGCTGTCCGACCAAGGCGCGGAACTGGCGCTGTCCTATCAGGGTGAGGCCATGAAGAAGCGGGCAGAGCCGCTGGCGGCACAGTTGGGATCGAACCTGTTATTCGATTGTGACGTCTCTGATGAACAATCTGTTGCGAATATGTTCGAAGCTATCGGCAAAAGCTGGAGCAAGATCGACTTCTTCGTCCACGCGATCGGCTATTCCGACAAGAGCCAGCTTCGCGGGCGCTATGTCGACACGACGCGCGACAATTTCCAGCAGACAATGGATATATCGGTGTTTTCCTTCACCATGGCCGCGCGTCACGCCGCAGCGATGATGAAGGAGGGCGGCAGCATGGTGACACTGACATATTACGGTGCCGAGCGGGTAATGCCGCATTACAACGTGATGGGGGTCGCCAAGGCAGCCCTGGAGGCATCTGTCCGCTATCTTGCCGAGGACCTCGGCAAGGACAGGATACGCGTCAACGCGATCAGCGCGGGCCCGATCAAGACGCTTGCAGCTTCGGGGATCGGCGACTTCAGGTATATTCTCAAATGGAACGAACTCAACTCGCCCCTGCGCCGTAATGTCACACAGGATGAAGTCGGAAAATCAGCGCTTTACCTTCTGTCCGACCTCGGCAGCGGCGTTACCGGAGAAACCCATCACGTCGATGCGGGCTATCACCTTGTCGGCATGAAGGCGGTCGATGCGCCAGATATCGACGCGGTCTCCGGCCGTAAGGAGAGCTGATCTGTCCTCAATTCAGCCCTATCTGGCGCTTGTCGGCCTGATTTCGATTGCGCTTCTTTCGCCCGGCCCCGCCATTATCGCGGCGATCCAGACCTCGTTTTCGAGAGGCCGGGAGGTCGCCCTGCCATTCGGGTTGGGGCTGGCCGTTGGCGCGTCGCTTTGGTGCCTGTTCGCTCTGGCCGGGCTGGCGCTGATCTTTCAGACCCATCCCGGCATTTACTATGCAGTGAAAATCCTCGGGGGGTTGTATATTCTCTGGGTGGCTTTTGGATTGTGGCGGGCCGCACGGGAGCCGCTTCCGGAGGCCGCAGAAAAACGCTTTGGCCGGGGATTCATCGGCGGGGTTCTTCTGAACCTGTCCAACCCCAAACCGGCGCTTTTCTATGCAACGCTGATCCTGCAACTTTTCCCCGGTCCGCTCAGCATCGCCAAACAGGCCACAATTTATGTGACCGCGCTGTCCACCGAATTATTCTGGTACGCGCTTGTCACGATTGCCATGTCGACAGCCGCCCCGAGGCGGCGCTATTTTGGCGCAAAATTCTGGATCGACCGGGCTGCGGCACTGGCATTGTTTGTGCTGGCGCTGCTGCTGATATTCGGAAACTGAGAGAGGGAATATGTCAGATTCGAACCTCCTGCCCCATGAAAAGGGATTTCATGTCAGCTGGGATCAGTTGCACCGGGACGCCCGCGCTCTTGCATGGCGGCTTGACGGGCGTGAGTGGCGTGCGGTCGTCGCCGTCACGCGCGGCGGCATGGTCCCCGCGATGATCGTTGCGCGTGAGCTTGATATCCGGACCATCGACACGATCTCGGTCCGTTCTTACCGGGGCGTCGGGACAGAGGCTGGACAGGGCGAACTTCAGCTTCTGAAACAGCCTGACTCAGAGTTGATGCAGGATGGAGACGGTATTCTTGTCGTCGATGACCTTGTCGATTCCGGCCGCACGCTGGAGCTGATCCGTGACATGTACCCCAAGGCGCATTTCGCGACTGTCTACGCCAAGCCTAAGGGCAAGCCGATCGTTCAAAGTTATGTAACCGAAGTCAGCCAGGACACCTGGATTTTCTTCCCTTGGGACATGGCGTTGCAATATGTCCGACCCTATCGGGGCGAGGACTGAGCGCAATCAGAACCGCCGAAGCGGCCCGGCAAACCGATCGGCGTAAAATTGCAATCATTAGTTAATCGTCGGAACCAGAGGCAGCGGCAGGGAATTATTACGGTGATGCGGATGTCTCATCCGTGCACGCATAGTTTTTTGAGGAGAGTACTCATGCGTAATATTCTTCTGACCACCGCTCTGGTGTTTCCGCTGTCCGGTTTCGCCTATGCGCAGACCGCTGAAACGACTGCAGATACAGCAGCCGAGGAAACCGCTCAGGCGGCTGACAACGCTGCCGATGCCGCAGGTGACGCCGCAAACAGCGCGGTCGACGCCGCTGGCGATGCCGCGAATGCAACTGCTGACGCTGCAAGCGATGCGGCTGATGCTGCGGGCGATGCAGCCAATGATGCGGTAGACGCCGCCGATGCAGCCGCCGACAACGCCGCAGAGGCTGCGGATGACGCCGTTACGACGGATGCCGAGGCTGACGCCACGATGGACGCCGAGGCTCCTGCTGACGGATCCATGAATGCTGGCGAAGCGGAAACCGGCATGGAAATGGAAGAAGCCGCTGACGCGGAAGCCGAAGCAGCGAATGCCGAGGCAGAGGCTGCCGAAGCTGAAGCCGCAGCACTCGAAGCCGAGATGGCAAGCAGTGACAAGATCGTTCGCGAGCAGGCCGGCAACGAATTGCGTCTGGACTGGATCACCGGCGCAAGCGTGACCTCGCCAGCGGGTGACAGCATCGGCTCGGTCAATGATCTGATCATTGACAGCGAAAACGGCACCATGATGGCGGCTATTATCGGTGTAGGCGGCTTTCTGGGAATTGGCGAAAAGCAGATCGCCGTTCCGTGGGATCAGCTGACCGTCAATTATGACGCGGAAGAGATCACCACCGAGCTGACTCAGGAAGAGGCTCAGGCGGCACCGGAATATGTCTTCCGTGACCGCGAAGGTGCCCCGGCACCCGCAGCCCCTGCTGATGGCAGCGTAGCGCCGGCAGATCCTGCTGCCGCACCTGCCGATCCCGCTGCGGCTCCGGCTGACCCTGCTGCGGCCCCTGCAGAACCCGCACCCGCCAACTAAGCGGATTACCTGTATGGCAAAGGGCGGCCACTGGCCGCCCTTTTCATGTTTCGCATCAAATTCAATGCGAGTCAGAATTCCAGTTTCTGGCCATCATAGGCCTCGAAACAACCTGAATTCGCCATATTCAACGTATCGAACCGCTGCACCAGTCCCGCCACGGATTGATCGACCGAGATATCGGCAGCCTCGCTGCCCATCTCGGTGCGGACCCATCCCGGATGATAAATGCCCACCGCAACGCCCTCAGTGCGCAGATCGACGGAAAGGTTCCGCCCCAGATTCAGGGCGGCGGCTTTCGAAGCGCGATAGGCCAGACTTCCGCCCGGAGCGCGTGAATCCGATCCCATCGCCGAGGAAATAATCGCGATTTTCCCCTGAGCGCGGCTTATCGCGGGCAGAAAGGCTTCAATCGACAGAAACACGCCGATGCAATTGACCGCGAAGCTGTCGCGCCACATCTGCGCATCATATCCACCTTCAAGCGCTGCGCCCTTATCCAGATAGACCCCCGCATTGCAGACCAGCAGATCGAGCCTGTCCAGATCAGCCGCCCCGGCAAAAGCGGCAACCGAAGCAGGATCGGTCACATCGCATTGATGCAGATCGCCACCCCCTGTCCGGCTTGTGCCGATCACCTCATCGCCCCGCGCCTCAAAGGCGGATTTCAACCCTTCGCCGATGCCACGGCTGGCACCTGTAATCACCACACGCATGGACGCTCTCCTGTGTTACGAGTTCCCGCCGCGAACGAAACGCGCCGCTTCCTCGGCTGCACGCTGCAATGCCCGCGCCTTGTTGACCGTTTCCTGAAACTCGGCCTCGGGGTCACTGTCATAGACGACGCCTCCGCCCGACTGGATATAAAGCTGCCCGTCCTTGACGACGCCGGTGCGTAGGGCAATGCACATATCCATCTCGCCATTGGCCGAGAAATATCCGACCGCACCGCCGTAAACGCCGCGTTTCTCGGGTTCCAGCTCATCGATGATTTCCATCGCGCGAACTTTCGGAGCCCCCGAAACCGTCCCCGCAGGCAAGCCAGCCAGCAAAGCGGAAAGCGCATCCTCGCCCTCGCGAAGCTCACCGACCACGTTCGAGACGATATGCATCACGTGGCTGTAGCGCTCGATAATGAATTTCTCGGTCGGGCGGACTGAGCCGATCTTCGCGACACGTCCGACATCGTTCCGCCCGAGATCAAGCAGCATCAGATGCTCGGCCAGCTCTTTCTCATCGCTTAGCAGATCGGCTTCGAAGGCCCGATCCTCAGCCTCATTTGACCCGCGCGGGCGTGTGCCGGCGATTGGCCGAATCGTGACCTCGCCATCGCGCAGCCGGACAAGAATTTCCGGGCTGGCACCGACGATCTGAAAACTGCCCTCGGCAGGTTCCAGATTGAGGAAGAACATGAAGGGAGAAGGGTTGGTGCGGCGCAAACTTCTGTACAGCGAGAATGGCGGCAGCGGGAAGTCCATCGCCCAACGCTGCGCCGGGACGACCTGAAAGATATCTCCGGCGCGGATATATTCCTTCGCGGTCTCAACCGCCGCCAGATAGGCCTCATGCGTGAAATTCGACCGCGGCGCACCGATTTCGTGGCTTTGCCCCATCTCGCGCGGTTCATGCGGCATTCGATCGAGGCTGCGCAGCGCCTCGGACAGACGCTCGGCAGCCTGCGCATAGGCCGCGCGGGCGGGAATGTCGGCGTCATACCAGACAGGCGCACAGAGGGTGACTTCGCCCTTTACCCCGTCCAGCACGGCAACGACGGAAGGGCGCGTCAGAATCGCATCCGGCACGTTGAGGGGATCGGGATTCACATTCGGAAGATGCTCGACCAGACGGATCATGTCATAACCCAGATAGCCGAACAGCCCCGCCGCAGCCGCAGGCACATCGCCGGGCATGTCGATCCGGCTTTCCGCAATCAGCGCCCGCAAGCTTTCAAGCGCGGGAAGATCCTCATCGGTGAAACTGTCTGAATACCGTGCCTCG
This sequence is a window from Paracoccus aerodenitrificans. Protein-coding genes within it:
- the trpE gene encoding anthranilate synthase component I; protein product: MQITPEFDSFRQGWDEGRNQLLTLRLAADLDTPVSLMLKLAEAAPNSFVLESVTGGETRGRYSMVGMKPDLIWECRSGHARINREARYSDSFTDEDLPALESLRALIAESRIDMPGDVPAAAAGLFGYLGYDMIRLVEHLPNVNPDPLNVPDAILTRPSVVAVLDGVKGEVTLCAPVWYDADIPARAAYAQAAERLSEALRSLDRMPHEPREMGQSHEIGAPRSNFTHEAYLAAVETAKEYIRAGDIFQVVPAQRWAMDFPLPPFSLYRSLRRTNPSPFMFFLNLEPAEGSFQIVGASPEILVRLRDGEVTIRPIAGTRPRGSNEAEDRAFEADLLSDEKELAEHLMLLDLGRNDVGRVAKIGSVRPTEKFIIERYSHVMHIVSNVVGELREGEDALSALLAGLPAGTVSGAPKVRAMEIIDELEPEKRGVYGGAVGYFSANGEMDMCIALRTGVVKDGQLYIQSGGGVVYDSDPEAEFQETVNKARALQRAAEEAARFVRGGNS
- a CDS encoding SDR family NAD(P)-dependent oxidoreductase — translated: MRVVITGASRGIGEGLKSAFEARGDEVIGTSRTGGGDLHQCDVTDPASVAAFAGAADLDRLDLLVCNAGVYLDKGAALEGGYDAQMWRDSFAVNCIGVFLSIEAFLPAISRAQGKIAIISSAMGSDSRAPGGSLAYRASKAAALNLGRNLSVDLRTEGVAVGIYHPGWVRTEMGSEAADISVDQSVAGLVQRFDTLNMANSGCFEAYDGQKLEF